Within the Magnetospirillum sp. ME-1 genome, the region ATCACCGACCTCAGGAAGGACAAGCGCATCGACTTCGTCGGCGGCAAGCGCGGCCTGGGCGAGTTGGAGCGCCGGGTGGATTCGGGCGAGATGGCCGCCGCCTTCGCCCTGTTCCCGACGCAGATGGAGGATCTGGTGGCCGTCGCCGATTCCAATCAGGTGATGCCGCCCAAATCCACCTGGTTCGAGCCCAAGCTGGCCGACGGGCTGGTCAGTTACCCGCTGGATTGGCGATGATATCGGGCTATCGCCCAAACCCATCCGGGGCGGATGCCCCGGACCCCCTTTTCGTATTTATAAATCAAAGGGAGGTTTGGAGGCATCGCCTCCAGCCGGGGAGCGGGGCGGGAGCCCCGCATGCGCAATCTATTCGGCGGCGGCGGGGACGGCGCCCCGTTCCCGCTCGACCGGCAATTGCCAGGCGGCCAGCGCCACCAGACCGGCGGAGACGGCCAGCACGGTGAACACCGTCTCGAAACCGCCGCCCCAGCTGCGGATCAGCGAGACCATGGGCACGCCCAGGCCCGAAACCCCGAAGGACAGGATGAACTTCATGCCGAAGGCGGTGCCCCGCCACTTGGCCGGCGTGTAGCGCGACAGCAGCAGGTTCTCGGCGGGAATGCCCGCCATGTTGAAGCTGACGGCGAAGACGGCGATCAGCAGCAATCCCAGGCCGCTGGCATGAGCGACGCCCAGCAGCAGCGGCACCTGCACGGCGGCCACCAGCATGTAGAGGCGCTTAGGGCTGTAGCGGTCGGCCAGATGGCCGGCCAGGATCTGGGTGAAGCCCGCCAGCAGGTAGACCACGCTGACGCCCCCCGCCGCCGCCAACAGGCCGAACTCGCCCAGGCGTTCCTCGAACAGCTTGGGCAGCGAGGGCTGGGTGGCCTGATAGACCAGGCCGGCGCACAGCATGGTGACGGACAGCACGATGAAGGCCCGCACCGTGTCGCCCCGGTCGGCCACCGGCTCGGGCTTGCGGTCGGCCTTGGTCTCGATCACCACGCCCCGGGCCACCATCACCAGAAACAGCAATCCCGTCCCCAGCACCACGACGCCCGGCACGATGAAGGCGGCGCGCCAGCCCGACAGCGCGATCAGCCCGCCCGCCACCACGCCGGCCAAGGCGGGGCCGATGCCGCCGAACACGCCGTTCAGGCCGATGGCCTTGCCCTTGTCCACGGCGTTCCTGACCAGCCAGCTGATCCCCACCGGATGGTAGATGGAGCCGAACAGCCCCAGGAAGCCCAGGGCCACCGCCAGCATCACCGGCCCCTGGGCCAGCCCGACGCCGATGGCCGACATCCCTAAGCCGATGAAATAGACCGCCATCATGCCCACCGTGCTCCAGCGGTCGCCCAGCCAGCCGGCCAGGGGGGCGGGCAGGCCGTAGAGCAGCTTGCCGGCGATGATCAGGGCCAGAACCTCCTCGTAGCTCATCCCCAGTTCGGCCGGCAGCACCAGGGCGACGATGAAGAAGATGGGCTCGAAGATATGGGCATAGGCGTGGCCGGCGCAGGAAAAGGCCAGCGACGCCTGGGCGGAACGAAGGGGAACGGCGGACGACATGGAAAAACGCGGCTCGGGACAGGGGGGGCGGGTGTGGTCTGACCAATGTGGCACCCCGGCCGAAGGCAAAGCAATAATTACGTAACGGCCGGAACGGGCCGGGCGGGCTTGCATCGGTCCGGGCTTTGGACGACATTAACGTATTGGAAACTTTTTCGCGGCACCCGGCGGTTTCATTTCATGAGCATGTCCACCGTTCTCATCATCAGCCTTGCGGCGGGAGTGATCCTGGTCGTGGGCGGCGGCTTGCTGATGTACATGGCTCAGCTGGTCAAGAACGCCTACGAGCTGAAGGTCCAGATCAACTCGGAGGTGGACGAACGCCTGACCAAGATGGCCGAGGATCTGGACAAGAAAAGCCGCTGGATCAAGCGCGACCTGATCGAGGAAATCGAGAAGATCAAGATCGCCATGGAGACCTCCAACGCCCAGAAGTTCGCCGAGCTGACCCAGCCGTTCATGCAGCGCCTCGAGGCCATGGAGGAGATGCTGCGCAAGGACCGGGCGGAATGGACCAAGGCGCTGAACGAGGACCGCGAGGTCATCAAGGCGCTGGACGCCAAGCTGGGCGCCGTCCGCCGCGAGATCAAGCAGGCGGCCGAAGGTTCCAATCCGTCCCTGGACGCCGCCATGGCCAGCCTGGCCGCCGCCAAGGCCGCCGCCGAGGCGCAGCCGGGCGAGGCCGCCCCGCCGCCCGCCGACGCGCCGCCGCCGCCGCCGCCCGCCGCCGCCAACAACACCATGAGCGGCTTTCTGCCCGATCTCGGCCGCAAGGCCTGACCTCATCCGCTCCAGCGTGATCTCAGGCATGGAAAAAGCCGGGCGGTTATGGTCTATGATCACGCCCCAAACCTTCACTAGGGTCCCCAGACTTGGACATTGAACTCGGTACGACGTCCTCCGGCGCCCCCGCCCTCATGTCGCTCGAGGAGTTGCTGGCCACCCGTCTGCTGGTGCAGGGCAATTCCGGCAGCGGCAAGTCGCACCTTTTGCGCCGCCTGATCGAGCAGAGCGCCAATGCCGTCCAGCAGGTGGTGATCGATCCCGAGGGCGATTTCGCCAATCTGGCCCAGGTGTTCGGCCACATCGTCATCGACGCCGCCGCCCAGAGCGAGAACGGCATGCGCCTGATCGCCAGCCGCACCCGCCAGACCCGGGTCTCGGTGGTGGTCAACCTGGAGAACCTGGACACCGAGCGCCAGATGCGCCACGCCGGCACCTTCCTCAACGGCCTGTTCGACACCGACCGCCAGTACTGGACCCCTGCCCTGGTGGTGGTGGACGAGGCCCAGCTGTTCGCGCCCGCCGTGGCCGGCGAGGTGGCCGACGACGCCCGCAAGACCTCGTTGGAGGCCATGACCAACCTGATGTGCCGGGGCCGCAAGCGCGGGCTGGCCGGCATCATCGCCACCCAGCGTCTGGCCAAGCTGGCCAAGAACGTCGCCGCCGAGGCCAGCAACTTCCTCATGGGCCGCACCTTCCTCGACATCGACATGCAGCGCGCCGCCGATCTCTTGGGCATCGACCGCCGTCAGGCCGAGGTGTTCCGTGATCTGGAGCGGGGCCGCTTCGTCGGCCTGGGGCCCGCGCTGTCGCGGCGCTCCATCACCATCCGCATCGGCGACGTCCAGACCCGCAGCCATGCCGGGGGCGCCGGGCTGGTGCCGCTGCCCGAACTGACCCAGGAAGAGGCGAGGGGGCTGCTGTTCAAGGCCAACACCCCGCCGCCGCCGCCCTATGTGCCGGAGCAGGGGCCGGGGACCGAGGCGCTGCTCGATGCCATCGACCACACCCGGCCGGTGGCCGCCGCGCCGCCGCCCCCGCCGCCGCCGCCCGCTCCCGCGCCCAAGCCCGCGCCCGCCGCCGAGGTCACGCCGCTGCCCGAACCCGCCGAGCGCGCCCTGGGGATCGATGCCGTCCTCGAGCAGCTGTTCGGCGAAAGCAGCGCCCTGGGGCGCTCGGTGTCGAGCCTCTACGACGACTTCCTGGCCCGCTGCCGGGCGCAAAGGCTGCCGGGCCGGGCGCTGGACATCACCCATTTCCGCCGCCGTCTGGTGCTGGCCCAGGCGGGCGTCACGACGGCCGTCGCCGCGCTGCCCGGCTGGGACAAGGCCGCCGCCATCGCCCATGGGCTGGAGGAGCAGTTCCAGGGCATCTACCTGCACCTGGCCGCCGCCGCCGCCCAAGGTTTGCCCTGCCCCAGCGATGCCATGATCACCCAGGCCTTCGGCAGCCATTCGCCGCGCCGCGCCCTGGCGGCGCTGGCCCGCATGCAGCAGTTGGGCGTGGTGGAACTCTACGAGGAACTGGACGGCCAGCGGGTGATCGTCCTGCCGGCCCTGCAATGGCGGACCGCGCCGGGCCATGCCAGCGACGCCATGGCCTGGAGCGGCTGAACCCCGAAAGGAAAATGATGAGCGACGGATTGAAGTGCCCCAAATGCGGCTCGGAACACGTCTATCAGGATGCAAGCCTGTGGATCTGCCCCGAATGCGCCCATGAATGGAACCCGGAAGCGGCGGCGGGCGACGCGGGCGATGATTTCGTGGTCAAGGATGCCAACGGCAACGTTCTCGCCGACGGCGACAGCGTCAGCGTGATCAAGGACCTGAAGGTCAAGGGCTCGTCCCTGGTGGTCAAGGGCGGCACCAAGGTCAAGGGCATCCGCCTGGTGGACGGCGCCGACGGGCACAACATCTCGTGCAAGATCGACGGCATCGGCGCCATGAACCTGAAGTCGGAATTCGTCAAGAAGGCGTGAGTTCCCTGGACCTGGGAATCCGCCGCAGGAGTGACGCCATGCTGATGAAACGCCTGTTGGGGGCCGTCGCCGGCCTCGCCCTTTCCGTGGCCGCCGCCCAGGCCCATGCCGAGGACGTGGTGGTGTTCGCCGCCGCCTCGCTGACCAACGCCCTCAACGAGATCGGGGAATCCTTCGCCGCCCGGACCGGCCACCGGATGGTTGCCTCCTACGCCGCCTCGTCGGCCCTGGCCAAGCAGGTGGAGCAGGGCGCCCCCGGACAGGTCTTCGCTTCCGCCGACCTGAAGTGGATGGATTATCTGGCCGGCAAGGCACTGATCAATCCCGAGACGCGCTTCAATCTGCTGGGCAACACCCTGGTGCTGGTGGCGCCCGCCGATTCCAGGCTGGGCAGGATCGAGCTTTCGCCCAAGACCGACATCGCCGCCCTGGCCGGTCCGGGCCGCATCGCCACCGGCAATCCCGATTCCGTGCCGGTGGGCCTGTATTTCAAGCAGGCCATGGAGCGGGCCGGGCAGTGGACGGCGGTGGAGCCCAAAATCGCCGCCACGGATTCGGTGCGCGCCGCCCTGGCCTTCGTCGAGCGGGGCGAGGTGCCGCTGGGCGTGGTCTACGCCACCGACGCGGCGGTCTCCAAAAAGGTCAAGGTGGTCGGCGTGTTCCCCGAGTCCATGCACGATCCCATCACCTACCCCTTCGCCCTGGTGGCCGGCAAGGAAACCCCCGCTGCCCGGGCGCTGCTGGATTACATCAGGGGCCCCGAGGCCAAGGGTGTGTTCGCCAAGTACGGCTTCAAGATCAATTAGGATACCGCCCTCAGTGATGGCCCCGGAAGCGGTTTGCCTGGGGTGACGACAGGCAGATGCTGCGCAGGGTCTCGGCGACGAAGGCCAGGGTGTCGGGGGGCGGCGCGCCGCCCTGGTACCAATGGCCCAGCAGCCAGCCCTCGGGACTGACCAGGAACTGGCTTCCTGCGATGTCGTCGGGGGTGAGGTTCAGGGTGACGGCCAGGGCCTGGCGGGCCTCAGCCTCCTCGACGGCGCAGGCCGACGCGCGGGGCTGGCCGCCGATCAGGAGGGTGGGCAGGTCCGCGCCCTCGGCCAGTCCGTCCACTCCCTCGACGATGATGTGGACCGCCTTTCCCCGCCATTGGGACAGCGACACCCGGCCGCCATCGGCGCAGCGGGCGGTCATGTCGGGCGCCATGAAGTCATGGGGCCAGCGCCCGGTGCGGGCCAGTTCCGCTCCGGCGGCGTTGGCGTGCAGGAAATCGATCACCGCCCAGCGTTCGGCCTCGGACAGCTTCCCGGCGAAGCCCGGCATGGCCGGGCGCCCATCGACCCCCGTCATCCCCCGGCTCACCCACCAGAACAGATCGCCGATGGGGTGGTCCCACAGATGGTCGGCGGTGAGGTCGGCGGGCGGCACCGGCTGCTTGTGCGCCTCGGGGCCGTCGCCGCGTCCGTCGATGCCGTGGCAGCTCTGGCAATGAGCGGCGTAGGCCGCCTTTCCGTCCGCCACGGAGCGGGCGGAAAAGCCGGTGGGCGAGGTGTGAAAGCTGGTGGGCGTGGCCGGGACCAGCAGCAGGTCCAGGCGGGAGGCGGAGAGATAGGCCAGGGGGATCACCCCCAGGATCAGCCACCGCCACCGCCATGCCGCAAGGCAAAGGACCAGGGCGGTTACGGCCAGGGCGGCGCCCGCCAGGATCTCGTCCTGAAAGCGCGGCTCGGCCCAGGCCGCCAGGCTGGGGCGGACCGCGAAGGGCCAGTGCGGGGGCCAGGACGGTTCATAGGGTGGCGACGTCAAACCCCGGGCAACTCCAGCACGATCCCCGCCTCAGCGTTCCCGGAACGCCTCGTGGCGCAGCTTGATCACCGGCTTGATCAGGAATTCCATGATCGAGCGGGTGCCGGTGTGGATTTCCACCGTGGCCTGCATGCCGGCGCTGATCAGGCGCTTGGCCTGCTCGTCGCCGATATAGGCGCGGTCGGTCTGCACCACCACCCGGTAATAGGGCTGGGCGTTGGGCGTCTGCGGCACGGTGGTGTCGGGGGCGACCAGGATCACGTCGCCGTCCAGCCCGCCATAGGTGGTGTAGTCGTAGGCGCTGATCTTCACCGTGGCCCGCTGGCCGGTCTGGACGTAGCCGCGGTCCATGGGGTTGAGCTTGGCATCCACCTGCAGGCGTTCGTGCAGGGGCACGATCTCCATGATGGGGTCACCCGGGCGCACCACGCCGCCGATGGTGTTGGACCGCATGTTCTTGACGATGCCCTCGATGGGGCTGCTGATCAGGGTGCGGCGCTGCTGGTCGGTGGCCTGGATGAACAATTCGCGGGTGCGCGCGATGTTCAGTTCGGCCTCCGACATCTCGCTCTGGGCGGTGCGCTGGAAACGGGCCTTTTCCTCGTCGACGCGGCCCCTGGCCTCTTCCTGGGCGGCCTGGGCGCGGGGGATGGAGGCGCGCACCGATTCCAGCTGGCCCTTCAGGTCCTCCACCTGGGCCTGCATCTGGACGTGGTCCATCTTGGAGGCCAGGCCCGACTTGATCAGGTCGGTGGACATGGCCAGGCGTTCCTGGGCGAGGCGCAGGCTGGTGGTGATGGAACGCTGCTTGGTCTCGTATTCCTGCACCTCCAGCCCCTTCTGGCGGACCTGGTCGCCCAGCACGGTGAGCGTGGCCCTCAGCGCCTGTTTGCGGGCCTCGAACGAGCGGCGCTCGGATTCCACCAGGGCCGGCTGGCGTTTGGCCTCTTCCTCGGGGAAGGCCACCGGCTTGTCGTGCAGCTCGGCCTCGAGGCGGGCGCGCTGCAGCATGTAGCCGTCCATGCGGGCCTGCAACTCCTCCTTGTTGAGCGAGCTGACCGGCAGGTCCAGCAGGATCAGCGGCGCGCCCTCCTTCACTTCCGAGCCGTCGGTGACCATGATTTCGCGGATCACGCCGCCTTCCAGGTGCTGGATGACCTTGACCTTGCCCTCGGGCACCACCTCGCCCTCGGCGATGGCCACCTCGTCCAGGCGGGCGACGAAGGACCAGACGACGAAGATGGCCGACAGCGTCATCACCACCCGGGCCAGCGGCCGCCAGGTGGGCAGCGGATAGGAATTGGCCAGCCCGTAAAGGCGCGAGCCGAATTCCGGCGCGTGGTAGTCCTGCAGCGGCGCCGGACCGATGGGATTCATGGCGGGCAGGAACCAGTCGCGGGTGCCGATCAGGATGCGCCGCGGCCAGGCCAGCGGGCCCTTGGGCGCATTCTCCGGCGTCTCGGGGGCGGCCAGCAGCCAGCGGGTGACCTTCCAGAAGGTGCGCAAGCCCCCCAGCACGGACTGCGCCGCCGTGGGGGGCGGTCCCTTCTGGGCGCCGGGCGGTCCGCTAGCGCCCATCATGGCGGCCATGGCCTGCATCAGCTGTTCCTGGGACATCTGCGGCTGGGCCGGCGGCGGCGTTCCCGGAACGGCCTGATCGGCGGGAACCTGGGCCGGAGTGATCCGGCCGAGCGGTTCTTGCGGCGGCGGCTGGGTCATGGCTTGGCCCCCACGCCGATATGGACGCCGCCGCCCAGCGGCTGGGCCGGCTGGGCCACCACATGGGGCGGGTGATGCGGCTGATGCGGTTGCGGCGGGGCGGGCGGCTGGGGGCGCGCTCCGAACAGGCGCTGCAGCGTTTCGGCCGCCGGGCCGGCGGCGGCGACGGTGCCCTTGTCCAGCACCACCACGTCACGGCAGATGGGCAGCAGCACCGGCGAGTGGGTGACGATGATCACCGTGCGGGTCTTGCCCAGTTCGGCCAGGGTGGCGCGCAAATCTTCCTCGGCCTGGCGGTCCAGGCTGGCCGAGGGCTCGTCCAGCAGCAGCACCGGCGGGTCGCCCAGCAGGGCGCGGGCGATGGCGATGCGCTGGCGCTGGCCCGCCGACAGCCGCGACCCGGCCTCGCCGATGGAGGTGCCGTAGCCGTCGGGCAGGTCGACGATGTACTGATGCACGCCCGCCACCTTGGCGGCGGCCAGGATCTGCTCGTCGGAGGCGCCGGGGCTGCCATAGACGATGTTGTCGCGGATGGAGGCGTTGAACAGCACGCATTCCTGCGGCACATAGCCCATCCATCCCGCCAGTTCGGCGCGGGTGAACTGGGCGATGTCGGCGCCGTCGAGCAGTACGCGGCCCTTGGCCGGGTGATAAAGGCCCAGGATGATCTTCAACAGCGTGGTCTTGCCCGAACCGTTGCGGCCCAGGACGGCGGTGATGCCGCCCGGGTGAATCTCCAGGCGGTCGATGGAGGATGCCGCCTGGGACTTCTGGTCATAGGCGAAGGAGATGTCTTCCAGCGTGATCAGCCCGGTGGGGCGTTCGCGGGCGATGGCGGAATGACGGCGCTCCTCTTCCTCGGCGAAGACCTCGCCCAGGCGGTCCACCGACTGGCGGAACGAGGAAAAGCTCTTCCAGGCGCCCACCAGCTGGTTGATGGGGCCGTAGAGGCGCGACGACAGCATGTTGCAGGCCACCAGCGCACCCATGGTCAGCTCGTGATCCATGATGAACACCGCGCCCACCGTGGTCAGCAGCACGCTGCCCAGCATGGTCAGCATCTGGCCGAGATTGACGTATTCGTCGTTGGTGGCGCCGCGCTGGATGGATTGCTCGATGGCGCCGGCCTGCTTCTCCTCCCAGATGGGGCGGATGGCGCGGTCCAAGGCCACCGCCTTGACCGTGGCGCGCCCGGCGATGATCTCGGCCACCAGCCCGTCCCTGGCCTGCTGGACATTCTTCTCCTTGCCGGTGCTTTCGCTCATGGCGCCGCCCGACTTCCAGGCCAGGATCAGGAAGGCCACGAACAGCAGGATGAACACCATGGCCAGCGGGCGGCCGATGACGAAGATCACGCCCAGGAAGATCAGCACGAAGGGAAGGTCGGTCAGCAGCACGGCGGTGGAGCCCGATACCGTGTTGCGGATGGTGTCCACATCGCGGAACAGGGTCTGCCAGAACGAGGCCGGACGGCTTTCCAGCGTCCGGAGCGGCAGGTGCATGATCTTGTCGAACAGCCTGGTGCCGATCTCCACGTCCAGGCGCAGCGCCGCCGTCTGCATGATGCGCCCGCGCGAGGTGCGGATGATCCAGTCGAAGGCCAGCAGCACGGCCACCCCGATCACCAGCCCCTTTAGGGTGGCCACGCCGTTGTGGCCGATCACCCGGTCGTAGACCTGCATCACGAAGATGGGCACCGCCAGCGCCATCAGGTTGATGAACAGCGAGGCGGCCAACAGCTCGCGCATCACCGGGCGCAGGGGCTCGATGACGGATCTCAGCCAGGATGTCTTCTCGGTGCTCATCGCCGCCGATTGTCGCCTGCCTCGGCCGGGATGCAAAGGGGTAAGTATGGCGTGAAGTGCGTAGGTGGAAATTCATATATGGTGGATTTAGGAATCCACTTTTTGGTAACGTCTTTTGACGTATATCAACGTTGATGGATTCTGGCGCTCCTGATCGGGTAGGGACGGCAGGATTGGGCATTGCGAGGGGGTAAGGGAATGCGGATCGGGAAGCGTCTCTGGCTGGGGTTCGGAATCCTGTGCGCGTTGATCGCCGTGGTGACGGGAACCATCATCTTCGAGGCCCTGGGCGTCAACAAGGCGGCGGACCGCATGATCGGCTTCCGCATGCCGGTGGCCCAGACCAGCGCCGCCATCGAAAACGAGATGTTCGCCTCGGTGGGGGCGTTGCGCGGCTATCTGCTGACCGGTCAGGACGGCTTCAAGGTCGAACGCGCCGACGCCTGGGCGGCCCTGATGAACAGCATGGCCGAGATGGACAAGCTGGCGGCCCGGTTCACCAACCCCAAGAATGTGGAGTTCTGGCGCGAGGCCCGGGGCTTGCTGATCGAGCTCCGTGACGCCCAGGGGCGGATCGAGGCCATGGGCGCCACCAAGGAGGCGGCCGAGGCCATGCCCAGGGAAACCGCCCCCAAGATCCGCCGGCTGGTGGTCCTGTTCGAGGGCGAGAAGGGCCCCGACGGCAAGCGCTCGGGCGGCATGATCGACAATCAGAAGCAGATGCTCGACCAGGACGCCAAGGAGGTCTCGGACCTGGTCAACCTGATGATCACCGTGGCCGTCGTGGCGCTGATCGCCGGACTGGTCGCCGCCATGATCACCGCCCAGCGCACCGCCGCCTCCATCGTGCCGCCGCTGGTGGCCATGACCGGGGCCATGGACAATCTGTCCAAGGGCGACACCAGCGTGGTCATTCCCGCCGCGGGCCGCGGTGACGAGGTGGGCGAGATGGCCGCCGCCATGGAGGTCTTCCGCGCCAACCTGATCCGCCAGCGCGAACTGGAGGAAAAGCAGAAGCTGGCCGACGAGGCCGCCCGCGTGCGGGCCGAGCGCATCGGCAAGCTGTGTTGCGACTTTGACGGCGCCGCCAGCGCCATGGTCAAGGAAGTGGCCGCCGCCGCCAGCCAGTTGCAGGCCACCGCCGGGGCCATGAGCGCCACCGCCGCCCAGACCAGCCATCAGGCCACATCCGTGGCCGCCGCCTCGGAGGAGGCTTCGGTCAACGTCCAGACCGTGGCCGCCGCCGCCGAGGAGCTGTCGGGCTCGATCAACGAGATCGGCCGTCAGGTGGCCCATTCCTCCACCATCTCCCAGGATGCGGTGGGCGAGGCGTCCAAGGCCGGCGAGGTGGTCGGCCAACTGGCCGAGACCGCCCAGAAGATCGGCGAGGTCATCAACCTCATCACCGACATCGCGTCGCAGACCAACCTGCTGGCCTTGAACGCCACCATCGAGGCCGCCAGGGCCGGCGAGGCGGGCAAGGGCTTCGCCGTGGTGGCGGGCGAGGTCAAGAACTTGGCCAACCAGACGGCACGCGCCACCGACGACATCGGCCGCCAGATCGCCGCCATTCAGGACCAGACCCATCGGGTGGTGGAGACCATCGGCGCCATCGTCAAGGTGATCGAGGAGATCGGGCATATTTCCGGCGACGTGGCCGCCGCGGTGGAGGAGCAGAGCGCCGCCACCCAGGAGATCGCCCGCAACGTCGAGCAGGCCGCCGCCGGCACCGCCGAGGTGTCGGGCAACGTGGTCCAGGTGCAGGATGCCGCCGACCAGACCGGCGCCTCGTCGCGCGAGGTGCTGGAGGCGTCGCGCACCCTGGCCGATCAGTCCTCCGCCCTGCGCGCGACCATCGAAACCTTCCTGAAGGAGGTAAGGGCGGCCTGATCCCCGCCCCTGGCTTAAGACTGCCTCGACGCCGGCGCCCCGGTCGGGTATGAAGATGCTCCGGCCGGGGAGGGCTGGGCTGAATTCGGATGGGGGAAGCATTGAAGACCTGCGTCGCCATCCGCCATGTGGCGTTCGAGGACCTGGGCAGCTTCCAGGCGCCGATCGCGGCGGCCGGCTATTCCATCCGCACCGTGGAGGCCGGGCTCGACGATTTCGCCGCCCTGGACGATGCCGCCATCGACCTGCTGGTGATCCTGGGCGGCCCCATCGGCGCCTACGAGGACGACAACTACCCCTTTCTCGGCCCCGAACTGGCGCTGATCGGCTCGCGCTTGCGGGCCGGGCGGCCGACCATCGGCATCTGCCTCGGCGCCCAGTTGATGGCCCGCGCGCTTGGCGCCCGGGTCTATCCCAACGGCGGCGTCAAGGAGATCGGCTGGTCGGCGCTGGACCTGACCGAGGCCGGGCGCAATTCCCCCTTGGGCGTGCTCGACGGTGTGCCGGTGCTGCATTGGCACGGCGACACCTTCGACCTGCCTGACGGCGCCGTTCTGCTGGCATCCACGGCCATCACCCGCAATCAGGCCTTTTCCTGGGGCAAGGCGGCGCTGGGGCTGCAATTCCACGTGGAGGCCACCGGGGCGGGACTGGAGCGCTGGTTCATCGGCCACGCCGCGGAAATCGGCGGCGTGCCTGGCCTGACGGTGCCCAAATTGCGGGTTGAAACGGCCAATTGCGCCGCCGGCCTGGAAGCGCTCGCCCCACAGGTGCTGGGGGCGTTTTTGTCTGATATGATGTAAGTCACTTCCCTTAAGGCTTCCCGCCTGTTCAGGGCGCAGGAAGCATTGTATAGTCCGCCCAAAGGGGCAAGAGAACACAGCCGTGGACCAGAAGCTCAACGAAGAAGACGTCAAGCGCCTGCTCTCCAATCCGACCGGGGACGTGCGTGCCGAAATCGCCGACAAGATCGCGTCTCAGCACCAGGGGTTGAGCGATGGCGAGCGCAAGCTGGCCGAGGATATCTTCCGGCTCATGGTCCGCGACGCGGAA harbors:
- a CDS encoding methyl-accepting chemotaxis protein; protein product: MRIGKRLWLGFGILCALIAVVTGTIIFEALGVNKAADRMIGFRMPVAQTSAAIENEMFASVGALRGYLLTGQDGFKVERADAWAALMNSMAEMDKLAARFTNPKNVEFWREARGLLIELRDAQGRIEAMGATKEAAEAMPRETAPKIRRLVVLFEGEKGPDGKRSGGMIDNQKQMLDQDAKEVSDLVNLMITVAVVALIAGLVAAMITAQRTAASIVPPLVAMTGAMDNLSKGDTSVVIPAAGRGDEVGEMAAAMEVFRANLIRQRELEEKQKLADEAARVRAERIGKLCCDFDGAASAMVKEVAAAASQLQATAGAMSATAAQTSHQATSVAAASEEASVNVQTVAAAAEELSGSINEIGRQVAHSSTISQDAVGEASKAGEVVGQLAETAQKIGEVINLITDIASQTNLLALNATIEAARAGEAGKGFAVVAGEVKNLANQTARATDDIGRQIAAIQDQTHRVVETIGAIVKVIEEIGHISGDVAAAVEEQSAATQEIARNVEQAAAGTAEVSGNVVQVQDAADQTGASSREVLEASRTLADQSSALRATIETFLKEVRAA
- a CDS encoding glutamine amidotransferase, producing MKTCVAIRHVAFEDLGSFQAPIAAAGYSIRTVEAGLDDFAALDDAAIDLLVILGGPIGAYEDDNYPFLGPELALIGSRLRAGRPTIGICLGAQLMARALGARVYPNGGVKEIGWSALDLTEAGRNSPLGVLDGVPVLHWHGDTFDLPDGAVLLASTAITRNQAFSWGKAALGLQFHVEATGAGLERWFIGHAAEIGGVPGLTVPKLRVETANCAAGLEALAPQVLGAFLSDMM